From Piliocolobus tephrosceles isolate RC106 chromosome 16, ASM277652v3, whole genome shotgun sequence, the proteins below share one genomic window:
- the TMIGD1 gene encoding transmembrane and immunoglobulin domain-containing protein 1 isoform X2, translated as MAWNSSVIMQMGRFLLLVILFLPREMTSSVLTVNGKTENYILDTTPGSQVSLICAVQNHTREEELLWYREEGKVDLKSGNKMNSSSVCVSSISENDNGISFTCKLGRDPSVSISVALNVIFPPLLSGNDFQTVEEGSNVKLVCSVKANPQAQMMWYKNSSLLDLEKSHHQIQQTSESFQLSITKVEKSDNGTYSCTAKSSLQTESLDFHLIVKALHEG; from the exons ATGGCATGGAACAGCAGTGTCATAATGCAAATGGGAAGATTTCTTCTcttagtaattttatttctgcCACGTGAGATGACAA GTTCTGTTTTAACTGTGAATGGTAAAACTGAGAACTATATCCTGGATACTACACCTGGCTCCCAAGTGTCTCTGATATGTGCTGTTCAAAATCACACCAGAGAGGAAGAACTGCTCTGGTACCGAGAGGAGGGGAAAGTGGATTTGAAATCTGGAAACAAAATGAATTCCAGctctgtctgtgtctcttccATCAGTGAAAATGACAACGGAATCAGCTTTACCTGCAAGCTGGGGAGGGATCCGTCCGTGTCCATTTCGGTGGCACTGAATGTTATTT TTCCTCCTCTCCTAAGTGGAAACGACTTCCAAACAGTTGAGGAAGGCAGTAACGTGAAGTTGGTTTGCAGTGTGAAAGCCAACCCCCAGGCTCAAATGATGTGGTACAAAAACAGTAGTCTCCTGGATTTAGAGAAAAGCCATCACCAAATCCAACAGACAAGTGAGTCTTTTCAGCTGTCAATCACCAAAGTTGAGAAATCTGACAACGGAACCTACAGTTGTACTGCAAAGTCATCTCTGCAAACGGAGAGCTTGGACTTTCACCTGATTGTTAAAG
- the TMIGD1 gene encoding transmembrane and immunoglobulin domain-containing protein 1 isoform X1, producing the protein MAWNSSVIMQMGRFLLLVILFLPREMTSSVLTVNGKTENYILDTTPGSQVSLICAVQNHTREEELLWYREEGKVDLKSGNKMNSSSVCVSSISENDNGISFTCKLGRDPSVSISVALNVIFPPLLSGNDFQTVEEGSNVKLVCSVKANPQAQMMWYKNSSLLDLEKSHHQIQQTSESFQLSITKVEKSDNGTYSCTAKSSLQTESLDFHLIVKDKTVSVPVEAIIAACVVIFLTLCFGLIARRKKIMELCMKDKDPHRETAL; encoded by the exons ATGGCATGGAACAGCAGTGTCATAATGCAAATGGGAAGATTTCTTCTcttagtaattttatttctgcCACGTGAGATGACAA GTTCTGTTTTAACTGTGAATGGTAAAACTGAGAACTATATCCTGGATACTACACCTGGCTCCCAAGTGTCTCTGATATGTGCTGTTCAAAATCACACCAGAGAGGAAGAACTGCTCTGGTACCGAGAGGAGGGGAAAGTGGATTTGAAATCTGGAAACAAAATGAATTCCAGctctgtctgtgtctcttccATCAGTGAAAATGACAACGGAATCAGCTTTACCTGCAAGCTGGGGAGGGATCCGTCCGTGTCCATTTCGGTGGCACTGAATGTTATTT TTCCTCCTCTCCTAAGTGGAAACGACTTCCAAACAGTTGAGGAAGGCAGTAACGTGAAGTTGGTTTGCAGTGTGAAAGCCAACCCCCAGGCTCAAATGATGTGGTACAAAAACAGTAGTCTCCTGGATTTAGAGAAAAGCCATCACCAAATCCAACAGACAAGTGAGTCTTTTCAGCTGTCAATCACCAAAGTTGAGAAATCTGACAACGGAACCTACAGTTGTACTGCAAAGTCATCTCTGCAAACGGAGAGCTTGGACTTTCACCTGATTGTTAAAG ATAAAACTGTGAGTGTACCAGTAGAGGCCATTATTGCTGCATGTGTTGTGATCTTTCTGACATTGTGCTTTGGACTGATtgctagaagaaagaaaataatggag